The Elaeis guineensis isolate ETL-2024a chromosome 14, EG11, whole genome shotgun sequence genome has a segment encoding these proteins:
- the LOC140853613 gene encoding uncharacterized protein, which produces MEDLEKLMVRMMKSRIASSEFSKITLETNPIKLDGPGTYLSWMRHVRLILESHNLEGFISGTAKRPEGDVIADRQWNSNNSRVVAWLLASMVPSVAHTVEALTNAYELWQAVATTYSYKGNNMHAHKIQRELRGLTQGFRSVTEYVGELKRLWNDFDFYSPFTPTHPDDVDVFRKWIERQHLVDFLDGLNPEFEYRRSSILSTQEWPTLDEAISLVLSEETRLATMSSSTNTAIRSALVV; this is translated from the coding sequence ATGGAGGATTTAGAAAAGTTAATGGTTAGGATGATGAAATCTCGTATCGCGAGTAGTGAGTTTTCAAAGATCACCCTAGAAACTAATCCGATCAAATTGGATGGGCCGGGTACCTACTTAAGTTGGATGCGACATGTTCGTCTAATTTTAGAGTCTCACAATCTTGAGGGGTTTATAAGTGGTACTGCAAAAAGGCCAGAAGGAGATGTGATAGCTGATAGACAGTGGAATTCTAATAATTCTCGAGTGGTAGCATGGCTCCTTGCCTCTATGGTACCAAGTGTTGCTCATACGGTTGAGGCACTAACGAATGCTTATGAGTTATGGCAGGCTGTAGCCACAACTTATTCCTATAAAGGTAATAATATGCATGCCCATAAGATCCAACGAGAGCTTCGGGGACTTACTCAGGGTTTTCGATCTGTAACAGAGTATGTTGGAGAATTAAAAAGATTGTGGaacgattttgatttttatagtccCTTTACCCCTACTCATCCTGATGATGTTGATGTGTTCCGCAAATGGATAGAGCGTCAGCACCTTGTGGATTTTTTGGATGGACTAAACCCAGAGTTTGAGTATCGACGCTCTTCTATTCTTAGTACACAGGAATGGCCAACTCTTGATGAAGCTATTTCCTtggttcttagtgaagaaactcgaTTAGCCACTATGTCTTCTTCTACGAACACAGCTATACGATCTGCACTTGTAGTATAG